gagccaggagttCATTTTTGTTGTAGAATGATAAAATCTGGTGTCCTGTTGTAGTTGCCTCTATACTTATCCCATCTAGACCTTGCATGTTCTCTAATACCTCTACTACTGTTCTTCTTTATAATGCAGAGAAGAATGGAGAAATTCACTCCCTTCTATGTTAGCCTGTTGGCCCTCACAAGACCTCACTGTTCTCTGCTTTGTAGTGTCAGGGGACTAAAGATAGGAGTAGCCGCTCAGACAGGATCTGTATAGACTGCTTGTAACTAAAGCTTGATGATTTGGGCCATTTCTGCTGACATGAGTAACACTTTGCTATGGTGGACCTTTGTTtgcccaaaaaatgcagctttttttttttttttttttttaaagctaaagTCAGGTGTgttttgagtagaaggtagaagtataagtgccTGCTACATATTTACATTGATTTTGTAGCCATCCTTAGCTTTGGCTATAAAAaccgcagcaaattctgcaacaaaaaaaagctacatttccactACTTGGGCTTCAGCCTATATTTCCCTTTGGTAATTGGCACATGGATTAGGACTCCTACAATGTGCAAGCCATAGTTCACTTGAGGACAACCAAAAGCAATAATGGTTTGTCTGTCTCCCACAGAAAGCAGTATCCTATAATATGTAGGGCTTCTAAAGTGCGCCTGAAAGTAACTAATAGGATATTCTGTTGGGATTAGCTTCAGAATTGGGTATACACTCAttggttaaaaataaataaataatccacCAAGATGTTAGAATTGATTGAAACTTTATCTGTGAATGCAGAgctgatatatgtaagtgattccAATATTAGAGCAAAAGGATAAGTTTATTAGGAGAACTACACACTTGGAAGGAGCCTTGAACCAAACTCTCgtcagatcccaaacagaacctggattcattGCTAAAGATGATTTTGGTCCAGTCCGCAGTGGTCCAGGTTTCTTGTTCAAAACACCATTGCAAATGAGGGCGATGGTGGCTGTCAATGCTAGGATACATTGTGGGCACCAGGACaacaaatttccttctgctaagtgcCCTAAATGCCTGGAAATTGTCTGAACAGACAGAGGTGTACTGCATGTGCCATCTGTGCTTGGATGGTGGCCTGGAACAATGTGGGAGCTGCTTGTCCTTGTTGGCAGAGCATACAATCCTTTCTACTGGTGGTCTCTCTGGGCTATTCATTGCATGTTCGCCATGTATGTTCCTTCATGAAGTCACTGCTCCCAACAACCCCTAACAGCCCAAAATGGCCTAGATAACAGACAGTCAAAACGACCATCCTGCAATTCTCAGTCTAGTGATGCGCCTCCTCTCAAAGTCTGCCAACTGGTCAAAATTTCTTCAAATGCCGTgtagaggcatgtctagcagtcaataatctctcaccaagaggtacactacccaaaagtaacctcTGAGAGTTTCTTAGAAGACCACGGGGAAGTACTTTCATGTCCTCTTATGGCTAGACCCAATTTTTGATCAGACCTCATCTATAAGCCTTTACAAATGggtgtgggttgttttttttttttttttttttttttttttttgttgcatgtaGTGATCGCATAAGAGCTGGACAAAAGTCAGACACAAGTTTTTGTCTCCTGCATTCAACTCTAGGCTGCCATCCCCGGTTTCTGGATGTTGTTAGTGGCCACGTTCATCTCCAGCTCTCATTACCGAAGTGGTTGCACATTGTGACCTAGTTTCCGATCTGTAGAAGATAATAAAGCTCAGCCGTGTGCAGCTACTGACCCCTGTATCCACCTTATTCAGTAACAAATGCTAAATGCAGCCATGTTACCATTGTGTGACTTCTGCCTTGTTTCTATGCATTTTTGGTTTTGGCTGCCAATCTGGAAACAACTATAAGTGGCCAAAAACCAGAATAGATGTTATTACAGGTAAATGACttgtcaggaatagagatgagcgaacactgttcgtatcagccgttccgaacagcacgctcccatagaaatgaatggaagcacctggcacatacactttgccggtggccgctcgccatgccaggtgcttccattcatttctatgggagcgtgctgttcggaagggctgatccgaacactgttcgctcatctctagtcaggaactTACCTAGTTCTGTGGAGAATGCATCATACAGTCATTGCTTTATTATAGGAAAGATGCCTGGTACtttgtatttattcatttatgttttatttcttttcCGTTATAGGCGTTGACTTTAAAATCAAAACTGTAGAGTTACGAGGAAAGAAAATCAGGTTACAGATTTGGTAAGTCAcagtatgtctatatgtatgggATAAGCTCTCTTCTGTGTGCCCGCTCACCCATTTATAAAAGTTGGATAATAGTCATAGTTTTGTGTTGCATGCATGACTTCAATCTATGCATGGtgcaacagcacgctccatagaaatgaatggatgcacctggtacttccgctttgacagcagccggccgcttaaccccccgcgtgccggctacgtccattcatttctatgcgagcgtgctattcggatcggctgatccgaacagtactcactcatctctaatagtaaggtCTTCTCTATCATTAACTCTTTGTAGAAGTGTTTCACCATTGCCTGCTATTAGTAGTTTATAACACTAGATAAGGTGTGTGTAAAGCACAGGCTAAGCAGCGAGGTCTATTATGTGTACATGATCCTCTGTGCCATAGTCACCATAGCCATAGTCATCATCTTAGTATTGTAATACTAGGACAGTGAGACGTTCATGcttcttaggcctcatgcacatgattgTGCATTTAAACTGCAAATGTAGATAAACATATGAACCCATATTTTTCAataggcccatacacacagccgaATTATAGAGCTGCAAAATATACCAACCCGTTCAACTCTATCAATCCATTTTGGAAGTAGGGGCCAGTGAAAACCCCGGATGAAATACTGATGCCAATCCATGTCATCCATGCCTTATTTACagagccatacactgcacacggtcatgtgcaggaggcctaacatTGACATATATTAGTCCAGCACAGATACGTTTGTTATAACTTGGACTTAGCATGTTCAGGTAATAAACAAAGTTTCTACTTGGTGGTAAATTTCTtaacgtgaaaaaaaaaaaatcacaggaatATAGCCATTTTCTGCAGGGTTTTTAGTTTGCTTTTTAACCCCAACTGCCACAAAAAAGGTTTTGCTTTTTCTTTGTGTTTGTGTGCTTGTTATTGCTGCGTACAGGCTAATAAGTTACAATGTTACTCATTTTTCACAAAATGTGCTTGTCCATACATTTGTTTGACCATTACGTGTAGTCATGTGACTAATTATTGCACCTTGTTATTAATGTCTGTGTATAAGCCTCACACACTGTGttctaacttttttttctccatttgttCACCATTTCATTAATCTCACCATTTGCTTATTTTACTTTCTACTGACTACACTGCTGCTTTCTCAGTGGCTACAGCGGTCAACTAATGCTTGAATGTATATGTACCATGTCTTGGTCCTTCATCTGTGTGTTCCTGTCTGGAATGCTGTTGCCGcatgtctggttgtgtagcagcaCTTGTTAGAGAGAAGGTCCGCGGGCACATCACGAGGTAACACATTACTTTTTACTGATTTTCTCTCGTCTCCTCTCCTAATGTGAAGTGTCTTTTACTGTTTTCTGTGCTAAAAGATTTGTGGAGCAGGCAGCGatctacaatataaaaaaaaaagggggttaccTGTTAAATCCTATTATCCCCCCCATTGTCACATACATCATTGAAGAGGTTGCTATAGCCTCAGTGTCTGCAGCTGATTGGCTGCAGGAGTCACATGAGTGATGTAGGTGATGTCCTCAAAGCCAGAGAGGTAGGGGTGTAAAGAGTAAATAATAGGTTTTATTTTgggtttttgggttgttttttttgttttttaccatgTCCTGCAAATTTCTTAAAATCCCAGGCAAAACACTATGGTCAGTAATAAATTTCACATGGATGTTTTTTCTGTGCTTTTCTTGCAGTGGATTTTCCAGGTGGATAATCTACCTTGTGTGGACATTCTTGTGACGTTTCTTGCTGTCAGCATTGATTTCTTTTTCATTAGATATAACGTGTATATATTGTCTTTGAATTTTAGCTCTTAAAGCGACATTAGTAACTACTAGAAGAAGCAGGTGCCCCACTGGGGTTTGATAAGCCCTAATTTTGCGATTAATAAAGAGAAATCTCCCAGTAATTAGGCATTTTCTGAAGTCAGGGCCAAGATGCTTGAGCTCCTTTCACGCTCTTACAAATCGGGCTTTGTGTTTCTCAGTGTGAGTAGGTGTGAAGCTGAATGCTAATGGCTTCTCTTTATGTGGCATTTGTCCTGCATCTTTTTCTGTTTTCTACCATCCTCTCCTTGTCTCTTGTAGGGACACAGCTGGCCAGGAGCGCTTCAACAGTATTACTTCAGCCTATTACAGAAGTGCCAAGGGTATCATATTAGTCTATGATATCACCAAGAAAGAGACTTTTGATGATTTACCAAAATGGATGAAGATGATTGATAAGGTGGACATTATAGAAACTGGTTATATTGTTTCTGACAGCCAGTCTTTTATCATAAGATTCCTGAGTCACCAAAATATGTATACTCCTGTACACTGATTTCCAGCTGTTTATATGGTATTCTTCATTCAGACCTTCATGTACACTGCTATTTATACTACACTACATGTTACAGGTCTATGCATTTACCTACGCTTATATATGAACACATCAGTATAACAGCAAATATATCTGCTGTGTACTCTCATATAGTGGGGATGTAACTATTCACACTCCTCACATATAGCTATATGATAAAAGAACTGTTTTTATGTCATTTCACATAAAATGACTACATTTGACTATTGTATTTGTAGGAAAATGGTTGAATGACAGTTTCATGGTGATTGTCAACAAAATCgttcaaaaaaaataataaaaaaaatgttttttattctCTGTGTTAATGTAGTATGCGTCTGAGGATGCAGAACTCCTTCTGGTTGGAAACAAGCTGGACTGTGAAATTGATAGAGAAATTACTCGGCAACAGGGAGAAAAGGTGAGGATTCCAGTGTGTTAGGATTAGATATCTATCTATGTGTTACATATTCtcccatacattatacatataagaAACTGTCCTTTCTGTGCTGCCAATTTGGCCTGAAATAGTGATGCCGTTCTCTGACAGTGGCCGGTTCTATTGGGTACTCAGTTGAAGAAACAAATTGTGGATTGGTTCGTATGCATATCTCATATAAACCGGTGGCAGGAATGTCTGTAGTAAATTTTCTTTAGTCTGGCATCTGATAAATGAGACAGTCTGGTAATTGTAATGTTGCATGGCAGACCGGAAGCAGTAGACTGAGCGCAGATAGACAATCGGATATTTCTCTAATTCTCAACAAAGTATAAGCAGCAGATTTTGTGTTAACCTTtcttttatgacttttttttcctgtagggcCCAACTCTTAGAAgtgagttttatatatttttttcatggcAGTTTACTAGTCTAAAATATTATTCATGACCGAGTAAAGGAATTTCCTATGTATTTAACATGGAATCAGGTGTTTGCCTTACTTACCTTTTATGGGTATACATAGACAGAGGAATTTGAAGAtcattttgagacagattcttCCTGGATGATTTTTGTTCTGCTTGAACAAATTCCCCCATGTGAACAAACTCTAAgggaaatttaatatatatatatatatatatatatatatatatatatatatatatatatatatatattataatataatttttttttattttttttttgggggggggggatggcctatccttaggatagaccagaAATCCCTGCTTGGTGGAGGGCTGGCAGTCCAatcccagtactatacagtatagcAGATGGGCTCTATACACTGGTCAGGCAGTGTTACTTCATCTTAGATCCCATTGATGGCTTCAACTCCATCTGGGAATTGTCATCCAGGCAGtgttccttaatagagatgaacgagtagtattcgttcgaatatctaatcctattataatctatgggaaaaaaacgggaatgttgttccggtttccatggaaaccaaagttcgacaccttggatcctccaaattccggaagtagcaggatgaggagcacgaggaagtttttgcattgaattcaatggaattcgaccgatacgagtatttgatcgaatagtagtattcgatcgaatactactcactcatctctattccttaatagtgAAGCCTCTGCTGAACTGAAATCTATTTCCCAGAGGGACAATACAATGTCTGTGCAGAATGGCTTGTCCTACACATAAGTGTGATCGCTAGCGCTGCTGATGTAGAGGCAGCAGAAGTACACAACTGTGGATGGCCGAATGCACAGTGCTGAAAACCAGAATGCAGCAgaataatagaatacattggtgaAAAGTGGAATAGGAGAATAAAATCAGTTGTAGCTTTTCACTTTACAGGGACTTTTGTACAGTTGTTGGTGATCCCAAACAAAAGTCAGAAAGTTTGGGAACCACTGTATTTAGTTAATGGCACTTAGCTCATTGTGACATGTTAGTTGGATAATGGACAATGTACTGATTATTTTCCTATATTTCTATGATTAAGTTTTCACAACAGATAACTGGGATGCGTTTCTGCGAAGCAAGTGCCAAGGACAACTTTAATGTAGATGAAATCTTTTTAAAGCTGGTTGATGACATATTGAAAAAGGTTAGTATGTTCATGCCTTTCTACTTGTTGTAAAACAATCTTAATAGAGATTTAATAATACTGAAATTCTGACCCCGATGTTGGACAACATTGGTCTCTGCTACACTGTTTAAAACTGTGGGTCGTAACCCCCTGGGGGAAATCGTGTAAAGACTGCTCAGGGGTCATGAGCCATCAGTGATACTTAGGCTATGTAGCACTGCCCTGCAGTCTCAATATGGCTGCTGATAAGGATCGAGTACTACACAGTCTTCAACAGTGGGCCCAAAATAACAAACGGTTATACTTGCCCCACCTGGATGTCTGGCATTGCCCCGCATAATCTTCCAGCCtttggctggtcttacacgaccgtagtgtttTTGCAGTctgcaatttgcggatccgcaaccgcaaaattcacaaaaaaaaagacaaactcatTCCGCAGACGACCGTACTCAACCGCAAAGTGTACACGTGTGCATCTGTTCTtctgcggatccgcaaaaaaaaaacaaacacaccccctgccaaaaaaaaaaaaaatggaagtcaCTGCATAGTTACCGAATAGTTACAACCCATGCTCAATTCTTCTGGGTTGCTATGTTCCAAGAATTTCGTGTTTGTAAAAAACATTCAGGACTCCTGGGTTTATCaagttttttattaaataaaaaaagccAACACAGTAAAATACTTTGTTAAATAACTGTTTCAAACtgttataaaatattttaaaaatattatttatataaaatattttttgcaaag
This genomic stretch from Leptodactylus fuscus isolate aLepFus1 chromosome 4, aLepFus1.hap2, whole genome shotgun sequence harbors:
- the RAB12 gene encoding ras-related protein Rab-12, whose product is MDSRPGYHRGLGGGGGNSYNISYGGSASNSPALTGAQGRRRKQPPRPADFKLQVIIIGSRGVGKTSLMERFTDDTFCEACKSTVGVDFKIKTVELRGKKIRLQIWDTAGQERFNSITSAYYRSAKGIILVYDITKKETFDDLPKWMKMIDKYASEDAELLLVGNKLDCEIDREITRQQGEKFSQQITGMRFCEASAKDNFNVDEIFLKLVDDILKKMPLDIMRNELSNSILSLQPEPEVPPELPPPRPPVRCC